A region from the Triticum aestivum cultivar Chinese Spring chromosome 3D, IWGSC CS RefSeq v2.1, whole genome shotgun sequence genome encodes:
- the LOC123076841 gene encoding cysteine-rich receptor-like protein kinase 6, producing MDIHRSVCTAAVVLLLLSFSSFPKPSAGSAARAELVTWKCDNGTYYGENSTYQSNVRSLLASLAANASRSLFPVGFATAVVGASPDMVWGLGLCRGDTTNGTECASSCLDLAPEVAFGRCMGVKDVSIFYDRCTVRYSFRDFLTSPDNRQVQVWGASDDSVAPRDTGRFDALVASLVGALSDWAAFNTTTRYASGVLVSDQGFPTTPSKDLVHRINGLVQCTPDQAPGRCRECLQGLIDEMPAVFNGSVGGRILAVWCNLRFEVHEFYDGSPMLKLTAP from the coding sequence ATGGACATACACCGCTCCGTATGCACTGCCGCCGTCGTGCTACTATTATTATCATTTTCCAGCTTCCCAAAGCCGTCCGCCGGCTCCGCCGCTAGAGCCGAGCTCGTCACGTGGAAGTGCGACAACGGCACGTACTACGGTGAGAACTCCACCTACCAGTCCAACGTCCGCAGCCTTCTTGCGTCCCTCGCCGCGAACGCCTCCCGCTCGTTATTCCCGGTGGGATTCGCCACCGCCGTCGTCGGCGCAAGCCCCGACATGGTGTGGGGTCTGGGGCTCTGCCGCGGGGACACCACCAACGGCACCGAGTGCGCGTCCTCCTGCCTGGACCTCGCGCCGGAGGTCGCGTTCGGCAGGTGCATGGGCGTCAAAGACGTGTCCATCTTCTACGACCGCTGCACCGTCCGCTACTCTTTCCGGGACTTCCTCACCAGCCCGGACAACCGGCAGGTGCAGGTCTGGGGAGCCAGCGACGACTCCGTCGCCCCCCGAGACACCGGCCGGTTCGACGCGCTCGTAGCGAGCCTCGTCGGCGCGCTCTCCGACTGGGCGGCGTTCAACACGACGACCAGGTACGCCTCCGGGGTCTTGGTCTCCGACCAGGGCTTCCCGACCACCCCCAGCAAGGACTTGGTGCACAGGATCAACGGCCTGGTGCAGTGCACACCGGACCAGGCGCCGGGCCGGTGCCGCGAGTGCCTCCAGGGGCTCATCGACGAGATGCCGGCGGTGTTCAACGGCAGCGTTGGAGGGCGGATCCTCGCGGTATGGTGCAACCTCAGGTTCGAGGTGCACGAGTTCTACGACGGCAGCCCCATGCTGAAGCTCACCGCCCCGTAG
- the LOC123076022 gene encoding putative receptor-like protein kinase At4g00960, producing MNGPVDQLAAPEIEKCLLLSWETRFRIIYGTARGLLYLHEDSQIKIIHRDLKASNILLDTDMNPKISDFGLARLFNSDKPSTTTGQVVGTLGYMAPEYAVLGHLSVKIDVYSFGVLVLEIVTGRKNTDAFEESSAGESGTLLNYVWDQWSKGTALATMYPMLECMVAEEGEVLKCIHLGLLCVQENPADRPTMLEVLVMLHGHASSFVAPSKPAFTFTFTSSTDNIVLSASDPGVQSASATPSVNEMSVSEFEPR from the exons ATGAACGGGCCGGTTGATCAACTTGCAGCACCTGAAATCGAGAAGTGTCTACTGCTGAGCTGGGAGACAAGGTTCCGTATAATCTATGGGACGGCACGAGGTCTCCTATACCTTCATGAGGACTCACAGATAAAGATCATACACCGCGATCTCAAGGCAAGCAACATCTTGCTAGACACCGACATGAACCCCAAGATCTCAGATTTTGGCCTGGCAAGGCTCTTCAACAGTGACAAGCCGAGTACCACCACGGGCCAAGTCGTCGGAACATT AGGATACATGGCCCCGGAGTATGCGGTTCTGGGGCACCTGTCGGTCAAGATagacgtgtacagcttcggcgtCCTGGTCCTGGAGATTGTTACGGGCAGGAAAAATACAGACGCATTTGAAGAGTCATCTGCGGGAGAGTCCGGCACTCTGCTCAACTAT GTGTGGGATCAGTGGTCCAAGGGAACGGCGCTGGCGACGATGTATCCAATGTTGGAGTGCATGGTTGCGGAGGAGGGCGAGGTGCTGAAATGCATCCACCTGGGGCTCCTCTGCGTGCAGGAGAACCCGGCGGACCGGCCCACCATGCTGGAGGTTCTCGTGATGCTGCATGGCCACGCGTCGAGCTTCGTGGCGCCGTCGAAGCCAGCATTCACCTTCACCTTCACGAGCTCGACGGACAACATTGTGCTGTCCGCATCAGATCCAGGCGTCCAAAGTGCATCGGCCACGCCGTCCGTCAACGAGATGTCGGTATCAGAGTTCGAGCCTAGATAG